One Brassica napus cultivar Da-Ae chromosome C2, Da-Ae, whole genome shotgun sequence DNA window includes the following coding sequences:
- the LOC106432739 gene encoding uncharacterized protein LOC106432739, which translates to MQQMQQQMQQMHQTIATLQLAAQQEPPVPIGERNLQRNIPDTRSAIAPPPCQWADFEIKPGMINLVQRKMFHRLSAEIPVEHIEAFKEICSFTCANGVPPNFIKCMLFPFSLADKASRLLKSLPTGSLTTWEQIRAAFLGHFYTKAKTAALRNKISSFKQLAYGPFSEAWERFNDTLRKCPHHGFDDNHVLGIFYNGVDWEFHNALNAASNRDFMTQTTEGVHALIENMTTSSSKKNEETNRSKKVHSMDTKKIDDLTAKVDKLLKNNQSQIYVMEEATMEPGATDATTETETSEENQQEVSYVNGHGWQFKNYYPNPNVRNNPHLFPYKTNPDNPNDIPQGNQFQNPGYQKPYLQSQNQNGKMFILSQAQNQFQNMQNNPQAAPATTSGPPDELKGMMQQLLQGQQIQGKALKQVSNEINTRMDNMFTELNSKYDAVASHIRKLDGTLPGKTYKNPKDCNAVELRSGRHLPDPVSKKLTAQVKGKQEEGEQPPLEDVLDDEQDAKQPTVIEPVALTTQEQPVPTRVYTPKVPYPVPAKKSRKDCEEMKCKKMLEELNVKLSLMDAIQMIPSMRSLVKGIISGKTSADIDIMMVSKECSAVFQNRTVRKLEDLGKFVFSVQIGKTVFACSLCDLGSSVNLMPY; encoded by the exons ATGCAACAGatgcagcagcagatgcaacaGATGCATCAAACAATTGCAACACTGCAACTGGCTGCACAGCAGGAACCACCTGTTCCAATCGGTGAGAGGAACTTACAGCGTAACATCCCTGATACGCGCTCTGCTATCGCTCCACCGCCATGTCAATGGGCGGATTTTGAGATCAAACCCGGCATGATCAATCTAGTGCAGAGAAAGATGTTCCATAGACTGTCAGCTGAGATACCAGTGGAACACATCGAAGCTTTCAAAGAAATTTGCAGCTTCACTTGTGCAAACGGCGTCCCACCCAATTTCATCAAATGCATGCTCTTTCCATTCTCTCTAGCGGACAAGGCTTCACGATTGCTTAAGTCGTTACCTACAGGCTCCCTAACTACTTGGGAGCAGATTAGAGCAGCTTTCTTGGGTCACTTCTACACGAAAGCAAAAACGGCTGCCTTAAGGAACAAGATCTCTTCGTTCAAGCAGCTTGCTTACGGACCATTTAGTGAAGCGTGGGAGCGGTTTAATGATACCCTCAGAAAGTGTCCTCATCACGGATTTGACGATAACCATGTCCTTGGAATCTTCTACAACGGTGTGGATTGGGAGTTCCACAATGCTCTGAATGCAGCGAGCAATAGAGACTTCATGACCCAAACCACTGAAGGAGTTCACGCGCTAATAGAGAACATGACAACCAGttcatccaaaaaaaatgaGGAGACTAACCGCTCTAAGAAGGTGCACAGCATGGACACTAAAAAGATTGATGACCTCACCGCCAAGGTTGATAAGCTGCTCAAGAACAATCAGAGCCAGATCTATGTAATGGAAGAAGCCACCATGGAACCAGGTGCTACTGATGCTACAACAGAGACCGAGACATCGGAAGAGAATCAGCAAGAGGTCAGTTACGTCAACGGTCATGGTTGGCAGTTCAAGAATTACTATCCAAACCCTAATGTGAGAAATAACCCGCATCTGTTCCCATACAAGACCAATCCAGACAACCCCAACGACATACCTCAGGGAAATCAGTTCCAAAACCCTGGATATCAGAAGCCATACCTTCAGAGTCAGAATCAGAATGGAAAGATGTTCATCCTAAGCCAAGCTCAGAACCAGTTTCAGAACATGCAGAACAATCCGCAAGCTGCTCCAGCAACTACGAGTGGTCCGCCAGATGAACTGAAGGGAATGATGCAACAACTTTTGCAAGGTCAGCAGATTCAAGGAAAAGCACTGAAACAAGTTTCCAACGAGATCAACACTCGGATGGATAACATGTTCACGGAATTAAATTCCAAATATGATGCTGTAGCAAGCCACATAAGGAAGCTGGAT GGAACACTCCCTGGAAAAACATACAAGAATCCCAAGGACTGTAACGCAGTTGAGTTGAGAAGTGGAAGACATCTCCCAGATCCTGTCTCAAAAAAGCTTACTGCTCAAGTGAAGGGAAAACAGGAAGAGGGAGAACAACCTCCACTTGAGGATGTCCTCGACGACGAACAAGACGCAAAACAGCCAACTGTCATAGAACCTGTAGCTCTTACGACGCAAGAGCAGCCTGTTCCTACTCGCGTCTACACTCCAAAAGTTCCCTACCCAGTCCCTGCTAAAAAATCACGCAAGGATTGCGAAGAGATGAAGTGCAAGAAGATGCTAGAGGAGTTGAATGTCAAACTATCTCTCATGGACGCAATTCAGATGATTCCTTCAATGCGCAGTCTTGTGAAGGGGATAATCTCTGGGAAGACCTCTGCAGACATCGATATCATGATGGTCTCAAAGGAATGCAGCGCAGTCTTTCAAAACAGAACAGTCAGGAAACTGGAAGATCTTGGAAAATTTGTCTTCTCGGTTCAGATTGGAAAAACAGTTTTCGCCTGTTCCTTATGTGATTTAGGTTCCAGTGTGAATCTCATGCCCTACTAA